One segment of Candidatus Nitrospira nitrosa DNA contains the following:
- a CDS encoding VPLPA-CTERM sorting domain-containing protein has translation MKPVAKRKRSLLMIAAAVGLWLAGIVPALASTVTQNPAGHQSGLTYEWEVVMGGEFDLAHYHGDVGAKSWAEPGNPVGAKGWTHTSNWTLLDLTGMSGPTLLTLELGRADPPSPSQLFPAFSLYSGVEDVNSDGANHTWNNTGNISWATNLTYIDHLANAGGPNGTDSGTGQDAVSRSWVLAPGLYTLNYGGNPSSALGQTGLHGFAATLATQPVPVPAAVYLFGSGLIGLAGLARRKFSA, from the coding sequence ATGAAACCAGTTGCTAAACGAAAGCGCTCCCTACTTATGATCGCCGCTGCGGTGGGCCTGTGGTTGGCCGGAATTGTTCCGGCTCTCGCTTCGACCGTCACGCAAAATCCAGCCGGTCACCAATCCGGACTGACCTACGAATGGGAAGTCGTCATGGGAGGAGAATTCGACCTTGCCCATTACCACGGAGACGTTGGAGCCAAGAGTTGGGCAGAACCGGGCAATCCAGTCGGCGCAAAAGGCTGGACCCATACGTCTAACTGGACTCTTTTAGATCTCACGGGCATGAGCGGACCCACACTCTTGACCTTGGAATTAGGCCGGGCCGATCCGCCCAGCCCCAGTCAATTGTTTCCCGCTTTTAGCCTCTACAGTGGAGTCGAAGATGTGAACTCCGATGGGGCGAATCACACGTGGAATAATACGGGCAACATCAGTTGGGCCACGAATCTGACCTACATCGATCATCTGGCCAATGCCGGAGGGCCGAACGGCACAGACAGCGGGACCGGACAAGATGCCGTGTCCAGATCTTGGGTGCTGGCACCCGGCCTTTATACGCTCAACTATGGAGGCAATCCGTCATCTGCCCTCGGGCAGACGGGACTCCACGGATTTGCGGCCACCTTGGCTACCCAGCCTGTCCCTGTACCGGCTGCCGTATATCTGTTCGGTAGCGGCCTGATCGGCCTCGCAGGACTCGCCCGGCGCAAGTTCTCAGCCTAG
- a CDS encoding VPLPA-CTERM sorting domain-containing protein, protein MKHFVSSKQSLGLIAAAVGLWLGGVAPSYAATVTAGDSVTGGIGYQWTVNMSGYDTTAGSTPNYAGTVGSLSWSDPINAGDPIGTGWTHTSNWTALTLTEAADLTITLAANGSTLVPAFTLWSGHQQTDNGTPGGYHTYNNAGNFDWSTQGAGYDSSSLNYIGNATASGTDSSITRTFSLGPGLYSLVFGGNPPAGTPGSAVAYQATLSTVPVPAAVWLFGSGLIGLAGLARRKFSA, encoded by the coding sequence ATGAAACACTTTGTATCGAGCAAGCAGTCGCTCGGCTTGATCGCTGCCGCAGTGGGACTGTGGCTGGGCGGGGTCGCTCCGTCTTACGCCGCAACGGTGACCGCAGGGGACTCCGTCACCGGCGGTATCGGTTATCAGTGGACCGTCAATATGAGCGGCTACGACACTACCGCCGGCTCGACCCCCAACTATGCCGGCACTGTTGGCTCGCTGAGTTGGAGCGATCCGATCAATGCGGGCGATCCCATCGGCACGGGCTGGACTCACACGTCGAACTGGACCGCGTTGACATTGACGGAAGCGGCCGACCTCACCATCACCCTCGCGGCGAACGGCAGCACCTTGGTGCCCGCCTTCACGCTTTGGAGTGGCCACCAACAAACCGACAATGGCACTCCTGGTGGGTACCACACGTACAATAATGCCGGAAATTTTGATTGGAGCACACAAGGCGCAGGATATGACTCCTCCTCGCTGAACTATATCGGCAACGCTACGGCTTCTGGCACCGATTCCTCAATTACCAGGACCTTTTCACTTGGACCGGGGCTGTACAGCCTGGTCTTCGGCGGTAATCCTCCTGCCGGGACTCCCGGTAGTGCAGTTGCCTATCAGGCCACGCTTTCAACGGTGCCGGTTCCCGCAGCTGTGTGGCTGTTCGGTAGCGGCCTCATCGGTCTCGCGGGACTCGCCAGACGCAAGTTCTCAGCCTAA
- a CDS encoding type II toxin-antitoxin system Phd/YefM family antitoxin, translating to MILVKDTWFRKVGRNMIETVSTLEIRQRLGDLPNRIALWHDKFVIECKGKPLAARIPLEQLEQMQEAARLYLLSVLDRKPKTIAQGLADELANEAKHRTRKARRK from the coding sequence ATGATACTTGTGAAAGATACATGGTTTCGAAAGGTAGGGCGCAACATGATAGAAACGGTATCAACGTTGGAGATCCGTCAACGGCTTGGAGATCTGCCGAATCGGATAGCACTATGGCACGATAAATTCGTGATCGAGTGCAAGGGAAAGCCGTTGGCGGCGAGGATTCCCCTCGAACAGCTCGAGCAAATGCAGGAAGCGGCGCGATTGTACTTGCTGTCGGTTCTTGATCGGAAACCGAAAACGATCGCTCAGGGGCTGGCCGATGAGCTGGCGAATGAAGCCAAACATCGAACTCGTAAGGCGCGCCGGAAGTGA
- a CDS encoding cytochrome-c peroxidase, which produces MTSRRLSIGLGIVSILCSSTLYALTGDGTIPRVLNPPATSDSTNLPGDLRGVPVPGPSDQDLAEYVKDKQAAIALGKAFFWDMQIGSDGVQACASCHFRAGADPRSKNQLSPGLKHVPQQDLTFKTGGPNYQLTGSEFPLTRLAIAGQRGALDQGSDSNDVVSSQGIPFLNQGQDPLGYQVGRLKTRRVEPRNTPSIINAVFYHRQFWDGRAENLFNGVNPLGARDPEARVMASVGGTLVEVPVALVNSSLASQAVGPIVSEIEMAEPGRTAQDIARDLRKGKRSRHLGRRIHGSRPLQQQLVDPSDSVLGPLSRYPQRGLRMNSYNQMIRTAFQEKYWQSEKFVQVAEDGTVSIVDQRDRNRNTDEFSLLEYNFALFFGLSVQLYEATLVSDDTPWDRFRREHPSASDAALNPWTNTNPVYISRFALFGAHLFNDRTRGANNLRCSNCHESAELTDASVRRIGLAANGPVRNRDGNVIDKGFNNIGLRPTDDDLGVGANDAFGPLSHSKRLFPGSLPASFDGAVVTKGFGLEGAFKVPSLRNVALTAPYFHNGDTPSLREAVLLYSRGGNVSPITQRDGTPIEPLGVANMTSDEADAVVAWLEALTDERVRIAAAPFDHPQLFVPNGHPGDHRQVERGKPGFAKDDLLEIPMTGAAGGPPLPGFLEGVFGPH; this is translated from the coding sequence ATGACAAGCAGACGGCTATCAATCGGTCTTGGCATCGTGTCAATTCTGTGTTCATCCACTCTTTACGCATTGACCGGTGACGGTACGATTCCGCGTGTACTCAATCCACCAGCGACCAGTGACTCAACCAATCTGCCTGGTGACCTCCGAGGCGTGCCGGTGCCTGGCCCCAGCGATCAGGACCTGGCGGAGTACGTGAAGGATAAGCAGGCCGCGATCGCCTTGGGCAAGGCGTTCTTCTGGGACATGCAAATCGGCAGCGATGGGGTGCAGGCCTGCGCCAGCTGCCACTTTCGCGCAGGCGCGGACCCGCGCTCGAAAAATCAACTCTCGCCTGGCCTTAAGCATGTGCCGCAGCAGGACCTGACGTTCAAGACGGGCGGACCGAACTACCAACTGACCGGTTCGGAGTTTCCCCTCACTCGCCTTGCGATAGCCGGACAGCGCGGCGCGCTCGATCAAGGCTCCGATAGTAATGATGTCGTCAGTTCCCAAGGCATCCCGTTTCTGAATCAAGGCCAGGATCCGTTGGGATACCAAGTCGGCCGACTCAAGACTCGTCGCGTCGAACCGAGAAACACGCCTTCGATCATCAACGCCGTCTTCTATCATCGCCAATTCTGGGACGGTCGCGCGGAGAACCTCTTCAACGGTGTAAATCCACTGGGTGCCCGGGACCCGGAGGCTCGCGTGATGGCGTCGGTAGGCGGCACCCTCGTTGAAGTCCCGGTGGCCCTGGTGAACTCAAGTCTCGCGTCGCAGGCGGTCGGTCCGATCGTCAGCGAGATCGAAATGGCTGAGCCTGGGCGGACCGCGCAGGATATCGCGCGTGATCTGCGCAAAGGCAAGCGCAGTCGACACCTCGGCAGACGCATCCACGGCTCTCGCCCACTTCAGCAACAACTGGTCGACCCATCGGACAGCGTCTTGGGACCGCTCAGCCGGTATCCGCAACGTGGCCTTCGGATGAACTCCTACAACCAAATGATCCGGACAGCGTTCCAGGAGAAGTACTGGCAGAGTGAGAAATTCGTCCAGGTAGCCGAGGACGGGACGGTATCGATCGTCGATCAACGCGATCGGAATCGGAACACCGACGAGTTTTCCCTCCTCGAATATAATTTTGCGCTTTTCTTCGGTTTGTCCGTCCAGCTCTATGAAGCCACACTCGTCTCCGATGATACCCCCTGGGACCGCTTCCGCCGAGAGCATCCGAGTGCCTCCGATGCGGCACTCAATCCCTGGACAAATACCAATCCGGTTTACATCAGTCGCTTTGCCCTCTTTGGCGCTCACCTGTTCAACGACCGGACCAGAGGTGCCAATAATCTGCGCTGCAGCAATTGTCATGAGAGCGCCGAACTCACGGATGCCTCGGTTCGCCGCATCGGCTTAGCCGCCAACGGCCCGGTGCGCAACCGCGACGGCAACGTTATAGATAAAGGCTTCAACAACATCGGCCTTCGACCTACCGATGACGATTTGGGGGTGGGAGCGAACGATGCCTTCGGCCCGCTCTCTCACAGCAAGCGCCTGTTCCCTGGCTCGCTTCCCGCCAGCTTCGACGGCGCGGTCGTGACAAAGGGATTCGGTCTCGAAGGGGCGTTCAAGGTGCCCTCGCTACGCAATGTCGCGCTGACTGCTCCCTATTTTCATAACGGCGACACTCCATCGCTGCGCGAGGCCGTGCTGCTCTACAGCCGTGGAGGGAATGTCTCGCCGATCACGCAACGGGATGGCACGCCGATCGAGCCGTTGGGGGTTGCCAACATGACGTCCGACGAGGCTGATGCCGTCGTGGCTTGGCTTGAAGCGCTCACGGATGAGCGGGTGCGCATTGCCGCGGCACCGTTCGACCACCCGCAACTATTCGTACCAAACGGACATCCAGGTGATCACCGCCAGGTCGAACGAGGCAAGCCAGGATTTGCGAAGGACGACCTGTTGGAAATCCCAATGACCGGCGCAGCCGGTGGGCCACCGCTGCCGGGATTCCTTGAGGGTGTGTTCGGGCCGCATTGA